A single Chloroflexi bacterium ADurb.Bin180 DNA region contains:
- the nadB gene encoding L-aspartate oxidase, producing MTHFETDVLIIGCGISGATAALRLAKDPHLRITIVTPEEDPRESNTYYAQGGIIYRGDDDSPELLIGDIERAGAGLSNPVAVRILAEEGPDLVRNLLVDTLGVPFDNEPGHGMERIKEAAHSTKRIIHVGDYTGRAIQEKLVEALRSCPNITLLPKTTAVDLLTTSHHSRNRLAVYEPLCCVGAYLFEQTTGRVRACLARKTLLATGGLGRIFLYSTNPPAARGDGLAMAYNAGARIINAEFVQFHPTAFYYRDQARFLVSEAVRGAGAKLVNDRGEPFMHKYAPEWLDLAPRDVVARSIHQEMLTTGSPCVYLDLKSYLAADKITAHFPAIYQKCLEFGVDITRDWIPVVPAAHYHCGGVWVDEYGRSTIRNLYAVGEVSCTGVHGANRLGSASLLEGLVWGARAAEDAQRTLDQDCCAYVDIPPWYDEGLTLTADPALIQQDMANIQHIMWNYVGLVRSARRLDRAISDLRNLQVDITRFYGSTKLSDSLIGLRNAVQVALIISQAAWENKVSQGCHYRED from the coding sequence ATGACGCACTTCGAAACCGACGTCCTCATCATCGGCTGTGGTATTTCGGGGGCCACTGCGGCACTGCGCCTGGCGAAGGACCCCCATCTGCGCATCACCATCGTCACGCCAGAAGAAGACCCCCGAGAATCCAATACCTACTATGCACAAGGTGGGATCATCTACCGCGGCGATGATGACTCGCCCGAGCTCCTCATTGGTGACATCGAGCGCGCCGGAGCAGGATTGAGCAACCCCGTCGCCGTCCGCATCCTGGCCGAGGAAGGCCCGGACCTGGTGCGGAACTTGCTGGTAGACACGCTCGGTGTGCCATTTGACAACGAGCCGGGCCATGGCATGGAGCGCATCAAAGAGGCGGCCCACTCGACCAAGCGCATTATCCATGTCGGCGATTACACTGGTCGGGCAATTCAGGAGAAACTGGTCGAGGCGTTGCGGAGCTGCCCTAACATTACTCTGCTGCCCAAGACGACTGCTGTTGACCTCCTGACGACGTCGCATCATTCGCGCAACCGCCTGGCTGTCTACGAGCCTCTGTGCTGCGTGGGAGCCTACCTCTTTGAGCAAACTACCGGTCGCGTTCGAGCCTGCCTGGCCAGGAAGACACTACTGGCCACAGGCGGCCTGGGCCGGATTTTTCTCTACAGCACCAACCCGCCTGCCGCTCGCGGTGACGGATTGGCCATGGCCTACAACGCCGGCGCGCGCATCATCAATGCCGAGTTCGTGCAGTTTCACCCAACTGCTTTCTACTACCGGGACCAGGCGCGATTCCTGGTGTCGGAGGCGGTTCGAGGTGCCGGGGCCAAGCTGGTCAACGACCGCGGTGAACCGTTTATGCACAAGTACGCGCCCGAGTGGCTCGACTTGGCTCCGCGCGACGTTGTCGCGCGCAGCATCCACCAGGAAATGTTGACCACCGGCAGCCCCTGCGTCTATCTCGACCTCAAGTCGTACCTCGCGGCAGACAAGATCACGGCGCATTTCCCCGCCATCTACCAGAAGTGCCTCGAGTTCGGTGTCGATATCACCCGTGATTGGATTCCTGTCGTCCCGGCGGCCCACTACCACTGTGGCGGTGTGTGGGTCGACGAATACGGCCGCTCTACCATCCGCAACCTCTATGCGGTTGGTGAGGTTTCCTGCACCGGCGTACACGGCGCGAACCGGCTGGGCAGCGCTTCACTCTTGGAGGGGCTGGTCTGGGGGGCGCGTGCGGCAGAGGATGCGCAGCGCACATTGGATCAAGACTGCTGCGCCTATGTTGATATCCCGCCCTGGTACGATGAGGGCTTGACTCTCACCGCCGACCCGGCCCTGATTCAGCAGGACATGGCCAACATTCAGCATATCATGTGGAACTATGTTGGCCTGGTGCGCTCAGCCAGGCGTCTCGATCGGGCAATCAGCGACCTGCGGAACCTGCAGGTAGACATCACTCGTTTCTACGGCAGTACCAAGCTGTCCGACAGCCTGATCGGGTTGCGCAACGCCGTTCAAGTGGCTTTGATCATCTCCCAGGCTGCATGGGAGAACAAGGTCAGCCAGGGCTGCCACTATCGCGAGGACTAG